From a single Nicotiana tomentosiformis chromosome 2, ASM39032v3, whole genome shotgun sequence genomic region:
- the LOC138905036 gene encoding uncharacterized protein, with translation MIKNGFDRPIGPKEAPRLSEYNFNVDVAAIVSAIGRIKDTKWPQPQQSDPAQRDPNLMCKYHGTHGHMIKDCRQLREEVARLFNNGHLREFLSDRAKNYFRNRDSSKQIDLEEPHHVINMIIGGVDVPQGPMLKRTKVSIMREKRTRDFVLEVTLSFNDEDVEGIVQPHNDALVIYVLINKSRVKRVLIDLGSSSNIIRSRVMEQLGPQDQIVLAVRVLNEFHMACETIKGEITLPANIAGTIQETKLYVIEGDMRYNALLGKPWIHNMRAVPSTLHQVLKFLTP, from the coding sequence ATGATCAAAAACGGATTCGataggcccatcgggcctaaggaagcaccaaggttatcggagtacaacttcaatgtcgatgttgctgccatcgtatctgccatcggacgcatcaaagacaccaagtggcctcaACCTCAacagtccgatccagcccaaagaGATCCCAActtaatgtgtaaatatcatggcactcacggtcacaTGATAAAAgattgccgacaattgagagaggaagtggcccggttgttcaacaacggacatctccgggagttcctgagcgatcgagctAAAAACTATTTCAGGAATAGAGATTCTAGTAAGCAGATCGATTTGGAGGAGCCTCAccatgtcattaacatgatcatcggtggggtagacgttccccaggggccgatgctaaagcgcaccaaagtatccatcatgagggaaaaacggactcgagattTCGTACTAGAAgtaaccttgtctttcaacgacgaggatgttgaaggcatcgtgcagccccacaatgatgcactggtaatatatgtactcataaataaatctcgagttaagcgtgtgttaattgatctaggtagctcgtccaatatcattagatcgagggtcATGGAACAACTAGGTCCACAAGACCAAATCGTGCTTGCAGTTAGAGTTCTGAACGAATTccacatggcatgtgagaccattAAAggagagataacattaccggcGAACAtcgccggaaccatccaggaaacaaagctTTACgtaatcgaaggagacatgaggtacaatgctttgcTCGGGAAAccgtggattcacaacatgagggcagtaccctcgacattgcaccaggtgctgaaattccTGACGCCATGA
- the LOC104114402 gene encoding dof zinc finger protein DOF3.1-like, whose protein sequence is MEQGRSGGENDRNQQRKMKMPENLSAVAQPPQPPPQKCPRCDSNNTKFCYYNNYSLTQPRYFCKTCRRYWTQGGTLRNVPVGGGRRKGKCTTRGGGGSSSLSAGESSSRSSQGAQPPPVVPLNMTTNLSAAAAFFSGNSISRSQPLNSLYSSGGFLSSLAAMQSQGVNQSSNSQFGGTGNTVLLQGFHNLPKEPQQSGFYQMVNKEKSNESSFYLSDQTLQFQHTRPLGSWTQRFINNNNNMDSWNSSAGSSSGSGGATNSTTAGSSLSPNQWPDLPGFGPSP, encoded by the coding sequence ATGGAGCAAGGAAGATCTGGAGGAGAGAATGATCGGAATCAGCAACGAAAAATGAAGATGCCGGAAAACCTCTCAGCGGTGGCACAACCACCGCAGCCACCGCCGCAGAAATGCCCTCGTTGTGATTCAAACAACACTAAGTTTTGCTACTACAACAACTACAGTTTGACTCAGCCACGGTATTTCTGCAAGACCTGTAGGAGGTATTGGACTCAAGGTGGAACCCTAAGGAATGTCCCCGTCGGCGGTGGTCGCCGGAAAGGCAAATGCACGACGAGAGGCGGCGGCGGTTCATCTTCTTTATCAGCCGGTGAAAGTTCATCAAGATCTTCTCAAGGCGCTCAGCCTCCACCAGTAGTACCCTTAAATATGACAACCAATTTGTCAGCAGCAGCTGCTTTTTTCTCAGGTAACAGTATTTCAAGATCTCAGCCTCTGAATTCGTTGTATTCTAGCGGTGGATTTCTGTCTTCGTTAGCTGCCATGCAATCACAAGGTGTCAATCAATCCAGTAATAGCCAATTTGGTGGTACTGGTAATACAGTACTGTTGCAAGGTTTCCATAATCTTCCTAAGGAACCACAACAAAGTGGGTTTTACCAAATGGTCAATAAAGAAAAGTCCAATGAATCATCCTTTTACCTATCTGATCAAACCCTGCAATTTCAACATACAAGGCCTCTGGGTTCTTGGACACAGAGgttcatcaacaacaacaacaacatggaTTCTTGGAACAGCTCCGCCGGTAGCAGCAGCGGCAGTGGAGGAGCTACCAATAGCACCACAGCTGGTTCATCTCTCAGCCCTAATCAGTGGCCTGATTTGCCGGGGTTTGGCCCATCTCCATGA